TAATTGGCCGAAATCCTGTCCCATCAGGCCGTTCTACCGTCACCGTCTGGAGTTGGACATTGTCGGTGACTGACACCTGCATCTCAACCTGCTGGTTGAATGTTCTGTTCGGCACTGTCAGGCTTATTTTCGGGTTTTCGCTATCAGAGACAGAGATTGTGAATTCATGGCGTCTAACGTTCCCCATCTCATCTGTGTATCGGGCTAGCAGTTCGTTCTCGCCACTGCCAAGAAACAGCTGTTGGTTGAACCTATTGCCAGGATTGTTGATTCTATAGGTTCTAACAGACTGACCGCTTGATGCGTTAGAGCTATGTTGATATGTCCGACGGATGCTTACAGTGTTAACCCCGGTAGTATCTGATATATTCCCAGATAAGTTCACATAGGCATTCTCTACGGTTACGTTGCTTGGCGAGGATCTACCACTATATCTCTGAACTGGGCTTGTATACTCTATAACTGGTGGTATGCTATCTTGTACGATTGTATAATTGAATGTGGTGACCCTATCTGAACTAACGATTATTTCCACATTTTGCTCTCCGTCTCCGGTATCGGGAGTGGTTGTCTTTGAGAAGGTATTGGATTTTGGCTCATACGTTTTGACAACATCTCCATCTATTCGAATCTCGACAACAGTAATCATTGAGTCCGCAGCTGCGTTGATATTGATTGTCACCTCATCAGTAGTTTTGATTGTTTCTCCCTCCGATATCTCTCCACTTGCTGTTGAAACAGTGACCACCGGCTCAGCAGTTGCTGTTCCCGCCACTGTTGTGGACAACAGAACTATAATGATAAAAATTCTCATTATATGTCGTAGAGCAACTTTCTGCATATATCATGAACTCCGTATGCAATCATAGCCGTTTGATACTATTAATCAGTTTGCGTGTACGCTTAATGCATCGGTCGGTTCGGAACCCACTGCCAGTAGTTGACCAGTGCTCCTATGTAGGGAAGCCGCGCCGTTGACTGCGCGGAGACTGCTACCTGTCGCATTCTCAGCAAATGTCAACATCGAGTCCAGTCCATGACGAAGATATGCAGTAACTCGACTTCGAAATGCCATCAGTCGATCACATTGACAGCCGCGTAACCCCGTTTGATGGCGGTGAACCAAACCGAACTAGCTGTGGAGCATCTTCGAACCGTTGGTGAGCATGATTTTCGGGATGGACCGTCGCTGTCGGCGGCGGACTGCCGCCGACGCGACAGTGTCACCACTGACGACCGCTGTCCGGCCCGATGGACAGTTACCGGAAGAACCGGTCGTCAAGTGGTTGATTCGCTGGAACAGACCTGCGGACACCGAGTGCTGTCCAAGCCGCGCGAAGCGTCATTTCGTAAAACTCCGTGAACGACCACTGCAAGAGGCGGCGCCCCCCGCGGCGGGGCGCCGCCGCGTACCTCCAGTGGAGATATCGCCAGTTGTTCTGAAGCAGTAGGCTCACTACAAACATTACCAACCGCAGTCCAGCATCCTGAGAACTAGTGAAAGCGAGGCTCTGCTTGGCTAATCGGTAGCTTGATTCGATGCCGAAGCGCTTGCTGTAGTGCTCTCGTGCATCTCGTGGCGTGTCGATAAAGGGCGCGTCAGCGGCGTAGCCGTGACGCGCCACCCCATGTTCGTCGTACCGTCCCTGCTGGTACACGCAGTCGATGAACACAGGGAACTCCACCTCGCCAGCGAGATCGCGTTCGATCTCGCGGCTCCAGCCTTCGCTGAGTTTGTTTTGAATCGTCTCACCCCACTTGACGATCGGCATCACATAGGCGTAATTGTGCGCGTACAGCAGCTTGAGACAGGTGCTGTTGTAGAAACCTCGATCAAGGTAGACGGCCTTGACGCCGAGGTCAAGGCCGTCAAGGAGTTCAAGAAACTCACCGAGGACATCGCTGGTGGTTTCGCCAGCAACGAGCTGGTGAACCGCCAGCGTGTATCGCTTGTTGCGTACGCGCACGTAGAGCGTTGCATAGGCGTGAAACGTCGTTGTTCCACGCTTGGCCTGTGAGGAGTACAGAGCCTCGGTTTCGTCCTCATCACCGTAGTAGGGATCGAGGTGGAGGTCTGCGCAGACCTCCACCGGTCGATCTGGAAGTGTCTCAAGCGTATCTCGTTGAAGCAGCGTGTCTCCAACCGATTCAACCGAATCCAGTTCAAACTGATCGCTGAGATGTCCACGGACGGTATTAGCGTGTGGTGAGTCGTCAGTCGTTTCGCAGACGTGATTGATCGAGGTCCCGCCGGCGCTGGTGCCGGCGAGGACCTCATAGAGCGTCTCTGCCGTGATCTTGACATTCTCGCCGAGATTGTCGTGGTTGTCCTTGATGAAGTCGACTCAATCGGCGACAAGCACGAAATCCTTTATTCGATTCCTCGAGCCCGGAAGCAGGGAGATGTAAAAAACACCAAGCTTGGGATTATCGGGATCACGAACGATTCCACGTTTCTCTCGAATCTGGACCCGAAAGTCAAGTCCTCGCAGTACGACTCAGTCATCCAGTTCGACGCGTATGAGTCGGAAGAACTCCAGCAGATTCTCTCGCGACGCGCTGACCGTGCATTCGTTGATGGAGCTGTCGATGACTCGGCTATCTCGCTGTGCGCTGCCTTCGCCGCACAGGACAAAGGTTCTGCTCGGCAGGCAATCGACTATCTCTACGAAGCCGGCGAGGTTGCGCTTGATCATTCGGATGATCTCATCGTCGATGACCATGTCCGAGAAGCTGAAGAGCGCGTTGAGAAACCAAACCTCTGTTCGGAAATTGGCGTCAATAAGCTAGCCTTTGACCGTATGTGGGACCACCTTCTTGAGTTGGATATGATCGGAACAATCGACGGGAAGAAACGCACGGGCGACGGTCAAGGTGGCGAGAAGTACTACTGGGAGATGAGTACGGGTACAGGGACGACTATCGAGGTCCTCGAATCAATTAGTCGCCTTGACGATGTCATTGACATTGTCGTTTCGTCAGCGCAGCACTCGAATATCACGAACTACTGAATATTCCTTCGAGGTCGGCTAAACGACTGATATCGTCGATATTGATGCAAATGGCTCGTCCAGAGTTTACTATCACCCAGTGCTAGCCCTCCACATCTAATCTTCTGTAGTCTGGTTTCAGTCTGGCTCGCCTCATACCCTGATTTTGCCCTTGTATGAAACTAGCCTAATCATATTCTATTGGTCAGCTTCTATGCCCTTCTTGTATCCAATTATATTAAATATAACACCAGTTAGGACTGTCAATATACCTCCCCAACTGCCGTAATTTCTGATATACGGTTTGGAAACTTTGCGGCTGATAGTTTAGTTAACAAAGTTACCAGTTGATGTACTAATATATATGTATATTAGCATTATCATTCATGCGGCCCGAAAATTAAGGCATTGCCGAGTAGGACTACCTATCACAATCCAGAACTCTTCATCTTGTTCACAAGTTTTTTGATAGTCCCACTGTCAATACGTGCTGGCGAATTCAGAATAGGATTCACCAACTGTGTAAGAAAATCAACACAAGATCGGTAGCGGATTACCGGTGGGGAACCGGTGGGCAAGCAAGACCGCAAAACCAGAGACATCTATGTCAACACGGACCAACGCATCGAACGCATCGAACACACAACCAACACTCTACACTCACGCGAAGCGGCGGTTTGCTGACGCGTGGCTCACGCCCGGCGTGCGACAGGCGACCCAACTGCTGTTGATCCTCACGCTGTTTGCTGGCTCGGCGATGGGCCAGACCGACGTCGGGAACATCTACTGTGACACTGCTGTCGAGGACGGCGTCGACGTCGTCTTTGGCGCACTGGCTGGTCTTGGCCTGCCAGCGACGATGGTGTTCGTCGGTCGCAGTGGCCTGTCGTACATGCGGGCCTCTGGCAACCCGAACCAGCAAAACGAGGCTCGCCGGGACCTTATCCTCTCGCTGGTCGGCCTCGGCGTCGTCGTGCTGGCAATCGTGGCTCCAGAACTCATCACGAAGTTCGGGGACAACGTCGGTTTCGGCTTCTCTGACTGCGTGACGCCATTCTGAAGATACGATGCCATCACTCCGCTCACTGCTGATGATCGCGGCCCTTTGCTCGCTGCTCTCGACAGCCGCAGCTGCGGGGCCGGCGGCCACTGGCAGCAACCCAGCCCAGATTGAGCGGGGGACGGCACACTCTTACACCGACGCGAGTCACGGTGGCGTGGGGGTACTCCAACAAAACGCCACCGCGCCGAATGGCTCCAGCAACGAGGGAACACAGACGAATCGCACCGAAAACAACGAATCCAGCGTCCAAGACCCAGCAGGCAACGAGACAGCAGCCAACGGAACCGAAGGCAACGAGTCTGCCGACCAGGGACCAGCGGCGAACCAGACAGAGGTGAACAGGTCCGTCGAACTCGGAGCAAGGCAGAACCTCAGCGCGAAAGTCTCGTGCTACGAGAATGCCTCGAACCCGCCGGCCAATGCCTCTGTCGGGGACAACGCGACAGCAGGCGTTGTGCCTCCGAACCGGTCCTACAACCACAACCACACGTTCTTCCGTGCGCTGTGGTCTGGCGACCCCGATCATCCGAACCTCACACGGGCTGACCGGGCCGAGGCTGAGAACGGCACGCTGGCCGTCCTCCCCTCATGCACGGGAGATATGGTTTCTCGCGAGCCCTCGAACACGACGCTGTGGAACCGGCCCGAACACGACTCGTTCCGGACTGGCATCGAGAACGCCTCGTACCCAGTAAACGTCACGGACACTCGCTCTGGCATCTGGATTCGTGACGCCTACGTCGCGTTCTTCAGCATCGAGCCATCGACGGTCGTCCATCAACAGGGAGGCACGGAACGGCTGGTCCGTCCGAACGGAACCGTGCGTGCCATTCACGACTACCGGGTGTACATCTCGGAGTTCTTCGAGGACGACTTTCAGGTCGTAGACACGTCGACGAACACGACGCTGTACGCCAACGGCACTGCGATGGACAACAGCACTGCCGCCCAGCCCACGCTCAACTACACCGATATCAACGGGACCACGGAACTCCAGTTGGTCACGACGATCTCGACGAATATCTCGGAGATTGGCGATGACGAGATTGACGAGTACGAACTGACGGTCACGGACTCGCGGACGGTCCGGGTGGAAAATCTCTCCGAGCGGGAGATGGTCGTCGAGCCCGGCGTCGTCCCCAACGGCAGAGGGGCCACGACCGACGACTATCGCATCGGGACTGTAATCCCCGGCAGCTGGCAGAGCGTCCAGTTCGACGGGGGATACGAAGTCCAGAGCAAGTGGCGGTTCTACACCCGCTCACCGCCCGGGTGGGAAAACTGGTCGGAGAACACGACCACGCCAGTACGACCACTCGAAACCCACGCTGTCCGAACCACGGAAGGCCCAGAGGTCACGGTCAACCGCGTCCAAAACGAGAGTTCCGACGGCTGGCGGTTCGTGCCCTCACTGGAAGCAGTGTATCCGGCGAATGCGACTGTGAACACGAGGGCGAACGCGACCGCTAACGCGACCAATAGGACGACGCTCCCGCCGGAGATTCGGATCAACCGTTCGGAGACGTTCACGACGGCGGACCGGTTCACCATTCGGAGTGCGGAACAACTCCGGACGGAGAACTTCGAAATCAACGGACTCGTCCGTGGGAACAGCATCGAACAGCCAGCGGACTCGACGAACCCGACGCTAATCCGCGAGGTCAATATCACCTCTGAGGTCGTCAACTCGACCGACAACTCGACGGACGTGCTGGTCCGGGTCGAACCGACGGCTGGCTTCCCGATTGCGGCGGGGAACGTTACCGTCGCAACGGGACAGTCCCGGGTCGAACGGTCACTGTCTGGCGATGATTCGATTACGGTCACCGTCGACCAGGGCGAAGTCTCCTCGGCGATAGTCACGTACCGCCCGGCTCAGATCTGGTGGGAGCAAGGGCGTGCTGTCCCGGTACGAGACACCCAAGAGCGGGTCGCCTACGAAGTGAACCTCCCAGACCTTGCGGAGTTCATCGACCTCGCTGTAGTGACGCTCCTGACGGTGTTGCCGGCTGTGCTGGCGCTGTATGGCTACGACGTCTGGACGAGAGGCAAATTTGTTGGTTGGTATAATCCATGACACACAAGAATATACCACGAAACAGCAGTATCGACCGCAGAACAGTGCTTGGACTCCTTAGCGGGAGCCTTGCCGCGCTTGCAGGCTGCAGTGGCGGGCTGTCTGATAGCGGTGACGGAGGTGACGGAAGCGCCGGCCCACCAGAAGAGCAGTCCGACTACATCGAAGAGACGTCGATTGAGATTGTCAAGAACGGCCGCCAATTGGCTCTGGAAGTGGCTGTGACCGATGAGATCGAGCCCTCATCGGTCAGCATCATCACAGAGTCCGGTCGGGAGTTCGTCAGCGATTACTTCAGTCCTGGCGAGACCCGGACCAGCCTATTGCTAACGGCGGGAGATGATAACTACAAGCCATTGCCCCGGGGCCAGCACACACTCTATCTCCGTGGGGATGACGTTGAAACCGAAATCCCACTCGAACTGGGCACTACATTCGAACTTGAGAAAGTCGTTCCTGCCACTGAACATCCAGACGTTCGTGAAGGCCTCGGCCACTTGGTGGTGGTTGTCAGGAATGTGGGTGAGCGAACCGGTGCAGCTACCCGCGCATTAATGAACGGGAAAGAAAAAGAAGACGTGTTTGTCCCGGTAGAGCCTGGTGAAACCAATGTCGTCAGATATTTTTCCCTCATTGAAGACACCGTTTCTTCTTGTCCGAGAGTTGATGAGAGCGCTAAAAGAGATGAGCAATTAACCGTTGAATTCCTTTGGAGCGATCCAGTCACATTCACTCAGACGATCAGCTATGAAAATTCATCTGGATGCGAGCGGACTCTGATTGGGACTCCTGAAGAAGTCACTGCAAGTTCAACGGAGACGGAGACGTAGCAATGCAGTCGGGAATAGGCGAGGACCTCGTTGAGGAGGTTTTCCAGAGATTGCTGAGAGAACTTTCGTCGGCAATCACATCTGGTATCAGTGGTTTCCTTGCTCAACTTAAAACGCAGATAGTCAATTATCTTGATGGGTTCTTTAAGAACCTCATTGACCCGATGGTAGGGACACCCGCCCCCGAAGGACCGAATTCATCGGCCCCAGTTGACATTGCGTTCGAATCTGCGAGTAATGCCCCGTGGAACTCGCTAATATCGGGCATCTACTTCGATGGAATCGTTGGGTTGGCACTCGGGCTGCAGTTCATCGTCTTGGCAATGATTGGAGTTCGATACGGGTCGATGAACCCGGTCATTCGGAAGAAGCTCCTACGCCGACTTGGGGTTGCTTTCCTCTCACTGTTCTTTTGGCTTCCGGTAGCCTCACTGGGGACTCAGTTCTTCAATGCCATCGGTCGCGAGATTTACAAATCCGGTCAATCAACGACTGAAGTCGCCGCACTAATCGGCTCAGCCCAGCAGATTGCGGATCTCAGTCTTGGGATATTCCTCGTCCTCATCGTTGTCGGACTGTACGTCTACCTCAAGGCGGCGTTCATCTTCATCACTCGGTGGCTGCTGGTCTTCCTGCTGACCCTCTCGATGCCGCTGGTTGCGACGTTCTGGGCAGTCGAAGTCTGGCCGCTGAACCGCTTCTCGGGACTGGCGAAACAGGTCGCCGGCGCGTATCCCGGAGTCCTCGCTGCGGGCATCCCGCCTGCAATCCTGATCCGCATGAGCTTTGAAGCGACAAACTGGGGACTGGCTTCTGACCTGTCGCTGTTTATCAGCCTCGTGACGCTGTACTTGGCGGCAAAATCTCAGAAGGTCCTCATCCAGCGCAGTAGCCGCGTTGCGATTCAAGTCAGCGAGCAGGCGCTCGCCGGCGGCAAAAAGCCACTCAAGATCGGTGCGGCGGCTGGTGGTGCAGCGGCGACAGCCGGCGCTGGCGCGGTCGGCGGTCCCGGCGCAGCAATGGCGACGGGTGGCACGATTCGAGCTGCCTCAGGCGCTGCAAAAGGACGTGTCGGCAGTGCTGCTACGGGTGCCCAAATGGTCCACCGCCAGATGGCAGCCAACCCCGCTGGCATGAAGAGGGGTTCTAGCGGCGGCCCCAACGGCTCCGGAGGTGGCGGCAACAATGGCTCCGGCGGCGGTGGCTCCGGTGGCTCAGGCGGTTCCGCTCCGCCTTCTGGCGGCGGCAGTGGCAGTAGCGGGTCTGGTGGCTCTGGTGGCTCACCACCCTCTGGCGGCGGGAGCGGGTCCGGTGGAAGTCCCCTCAACAGCCGATTCACCAACGGTGGTTCGTCCGACTCGTCTGGCTCGTCTGGCGACTCCGAGAGTGACGACACTCCGATTAGTGAACGCCAGACGAAGATGGAGCGCCAAACCAAGATGGAGCGCCAAACACAGATCAACTCTGGCGATACCAGAGTGTTCGAGTCTGAGGTTGATCCGCCGTTCTCCGACGATGACTTCGACGAGAACGATACCGAGACTACGGAGTCCGATGAGTCCGAGTCGTACGACTCGCTCAGGGATGTGTTTGCAACTGATGACGATATATTAGGGCCGGATGTGTACCGCGACGGCCTCCCTCACAAGGAGGATGACGACTAATGGCTGACTCAGAAGAAGAGTACAACACGAACATCATTCACGAATCCCTCGGAGACACGACCAACTTCTGGGGGGACTACACGCTGGGGGAACTCATCCTGTTCCTCATCCCGCCCTTTGGCTTCCTCGTCGCGATGGGGATGCCATTCGTGCCAGCGGCGCTGTTCTTCCCCACGTTGGCTCTCACAGCGGTCGTGGAAGTGTTCCTCTACATCCTGCACAAAGTCCGGCCAGATCACTATCGCCTGACTGAGTGGCTGCGGGTCAGACTGTTCTGGCTCGTCAAGAAGAAGCAGTACACTCACGGCCAGGGGAATCAGGACACTCGGCAGGTCACGCGACTAGAGCGGGTCATGCCCCACGGCATTGAGCGCATCGACGGAGCGTACGTCGGCGCGGTCGAGGTCGAGCCCGCCAATATGTCGCTGCAGGACGACGAGAAATGGGAGAAAGCCGTCAAGTCACTCACACGCCTGTCTGAATCCCTGACTGGGCGGGCGAAACTCCACGTCACGACGGCCGAAGTCGACAACGAGTCCCACATCCAAGCGCATATCGACCGACTCGACGACCCCGATGCAAAGAGCCATTCGATCTTCCGGGGCGTCCTCATGGAGTTCGTCAACCGCTACACCGACGACAGCGGCAACGTTGAAACTGAGACTGAACTCCAGCGCAAGTACTACATCGTCGTCTGGGTCACTGACGACGATATCCATGATCTCCAGATGAACAGCGACTCTATCGCGGATTACTTGACCGGGATACCGGTTATTGGGCGGCTGTTCACTCGGTTCGACAGTGACACGCTCACTGACGCCGAGCGAGAGGAGTTCAAAGCCAAGAAGCTCCACGACCGGCTCGAAACCGTCGACAGAGCAGTCAACAATATGTTTCGGTGCCGTAGCCGGTCGGTCAGCCCGCATGAACTGGCGCACTTGACTGAGGACTACTGGGCCTGCGAAACGCGGTCCGAGCGGGAGTACGAAGAGGCGGCCTCCGTCTCCCCGGTGACGTACTCGGCACGGGAACTCATCAAGCACGGCGAGGGTGCTACAGCCCATGACGCTGCGGAGGGCATGGACACCGACGACGTTGGCGGGACCGACTACGAGGTCGACGAGACTGACTTCGTCTCCCAACTGCACCGGCCCGGTGAGAACCATCGGTCACTGGTCGCGCCGACGGATATCGAGTGGGAAGTTGACCACGCCCTCATCGACCAAGAGACGTATACGCGGTGCTTCTGGATCGAGACGTATCCCGAGCATCCGACGAGTGGGATGCTGGAGCAACTGCTGCTGGATACGGACCTCGCCGTCGACGTCTCAATCCACATCGACCCATACGACGCTGATACAGCAGTGTCGGTGATGAAGGAGTGGATTTCCTCGCTGAAGATGCTGCAAAACGACAAGGGAGAGCTTGAAGCGGAGGATATCGAACAGGAGGTCCACCAGGCGAAGTACATCCGGCAGATGGTTCGGCGGAACCACACGTCGCTGTTCCGTGTCGGGGCGTTCATCCGGCTGACTGCGGAGACCGAAGAAGACCTCCGGAAGCAAACGAACCGGCTCGAAACGCTCCTGCGAGACTCGCCATCGAACTGCGGGGTCAAGCGAACGACCCGCCGGCAGGAAGCAGGACTGGTGACCGTCTCGCCGATCGGGGCCAACGAACTGGGCCAGAATCGGCTTTCTTCGATGACCGGGGAAGCACTCGGGTCGCTGTTCCCGTTCTCGTCGAACTACCTGCGGATGGAGGACGGCATCGAGTACGGACTGCACGGCCACAACGACTCCTCGCTGCTGATCGACCCGTGGGAACTGGAAACCGGCCACTCGGAGCTGGTGACTGGGATGCCCGGCGGCGGGAAGACCCACGGTACGCAGGCTCGGGCGATGCGGATGCTGAAAAAGCGGTCGGACGTCAAGCAGATCTACATCGACCCGGTCGGGGATATGCATGGCAGCGCGAAGATGCTGGATGCAAAGACGATCACAATCAGCGGCGAGACGCCGTTGAACCCGTGCGAGATGCATCCGACGCCTCAGCATGTCCTCGAACAATCCCCGGATATGCAGCCCGTCTCCGCCAAGAAAGACGAAGTGTACGGGGTCATCGAGAACTTCCTGCAATCCCGGGATGTCGATCTGGAGATGCACAGCGGCCTCATCACGTTCCTGATCGACAAGATATTCTCCGAGTCCGATATCGACCCAGCGGACCCGTCGACACATACGCCGGAGAACTCGCCGGACCTGAGTGACTTCCTCGAAGTCGTCGACCGCCTCCAGGAAGAGCCAGAAATGTTCCCGGGAGCGACGACAGAGTCCTCCCAGCAGAAAATCCAGCAGTACGCAAACGAACTCTCGATTGCGCTGCATCCGTTCCGCCCGGGGAGTACGTTCGGCAACCTCTCGAAAGAGTCGGACCTGCGGCTGATCGACGACAGCAGCAAGGCCGTCTATCTGGACCTCCAGCAGGTCGAAGGCTCGGGGAGTGGCCTCGGCAAGCAGTCGTTCATTATGCAACTGCTGTTGTCGACACTGTACCAGCAGGCGAAAAATATGCAGCAGAAGGTCGAGATCATCATCGACGAAGCTCACTACCTGTTCAACGACGACGCAAATCTGGAGTCGCTGAACCAGATTGCTCGCCACCAGCGCCACGCTGGACTCCGGCTAGTGATGCTGTCCCAGACGCTCTCGGAGTTCGAGGACAAGGGCGCAGCCGAGGAAATCGCGGGAATGTGCCCGATCAAGGTGCATCACCGCGAGCCAGAGCTAGGCGACGAGACAGCAACAAGCGCTGGACTGACGGACGAACAGCAGTCCTACATCCAGCACGCCGAAGCCGGCAAGGAGTCACTGGGTGACGGTCAGGGCTACTCGCAAGCGTTGGTTCGCGTCGACGAACATGGCGATTACCCGCTGACAATCAAGACGTCGTGGGAAGAGAAGCAGATCATTGACCTCGACGCTGATGCGGAAGATGCGCTTGACGTTGTTGCTCACGAGGCCGACTCTCGCGCTGCTGATTTCGAAGAGTTCGTACGCTCGAAAGCGGTCGAGCAAGAGCTAGCGAATCGTGGATTGTCCCCCGAGAAGGCTGAACACGTCCTCAACGGACTCAGCGAAGACGAGTTGGTGGATGTGGTGTCTGTAGCGCTTGACCAGACACAGCCAGAAGCAGTTGTCGCTGACGGT
This genomic window from Haloarcula marismortui ATCC 43049 contains:
- a CDS encoding Cdc6/Cdc18 family protein; the encoded protein is MVVLDEVDSIGDKHEILYSIPRARKQGDVKNTKLGIIGITNDSTFLSNLDPKVKSSQYDSVIQFDAYESEELQQILSRRADRAFVDGAVDDSAISLCAAFAAQDKGSARQAIDYLYEAGEVALDHSDDLIVDDHVREAEERVEKPNLCSEIGVNKLAFDRMWDHLLELDMIGTIDGKKRTGDGQGGEKYYWEMSTGTGTTIEVLESISRLDDVIDIVVSSAQHSNITNY
- a CDS encoding VirB4 family type IV secretion system protein gives rise to the protein MADSEEEYNTNIIHESLGDTTNFWGDYTLGELILFLIPPFGFLVAMGMPFVPAALFFPTLALTAVVEVFLYILHKVRPDHYRLTEWLRVRLFWLVKKKQYTHGQGNQDTRQVTRLERVMPHGIERIDGAYVGAVEVEPANMSLQDDEKWEKAVKSLTRLSESLTGRAKLHVTTAEVDNESHIQAHIDRLDDPDAKSHSIFRGVLMEFVNRYTDDSGNVETETELQRKYYIVVWVTDDDIHDLQMNSDSIADYLTGIPVIGRLFTRFDSDTLTDAEREEFKAKKLHDRLETVDRAVNNMFRCRSRSVSPHELAHLTEDYWACETRSEREYEEAASVSPVTYSARELIKHGEGATAHDAAEGMDTDDVGGTDYEVDETDFVSQLHRPGENHRSLVAPTDIEWEVDHALIDQETYTRCFWIETYPEHPTSGMLEQLLLDTDLAVDVSIHIDPYDADTAVSVMKEWISSLKMLQNDKGELEAEDIEQEVHQAKYIRQMVRRNHTSLFRVGAFIRLTAETEEDLRKQTNRLETLLRDSPSNCGVKRTTRRQEAGLVTVSPIGANELGQNRLSSMTGEALGSLFPFSSNYLRMEDGIEYGLHGHNDSSLLIDPWELETGHSELVTGMPGGGKTHGTQARAMRMLKKRSDVKQIYIDPVGDMHGSAKMLDAKTITISGETPLNPCEMHPTPQHVLEQSPDMQPVSAKKDEVYGVIENFLQSRDVDLEMHSGLITFLIDKIFSESDIDPADPSTHTPENSPDLSDFLEVVDRLQEEPEMFPGATTESSQQKIQQYANELSIALHPFRPGSTFGNLSKESDLRLIDDSSKAVYLDLQQVEGSGSGLGKQSFIMQLLLSTLYQQAKNMQQKVEIIIDEAHYLFNDDANLESLNQIARHQRHAGLRLVMLSQTLSEFEDKGAAEEIAGMCPIKVHHREPELGDETATSAGLTDEQQSYIQHAEAGKESLGDGQGYSQALVRVDEHGDYPLTIKTSWEEKQIIDLDADAEDALDVVAHEADSRAADFEEFVRSKAVEQELANRGLSPEKAEHVLNGLSEDELVDVVSVALDQTQPEAVVADGGIEAETDTEFDTTENSNE
- a CDS encoding pilin, which gives rise to MSTRTNASNASNTQPTLYTHAKRRFADAWLTPGVRQATQLLLILTLFAGSAMGQTDVGNIYCDTAVEDGVDVVFGALAGLGLPATMVFVGRSGLSYMRASGNPNQQNEARRDLILSLVGLGVVVLAIVAPELITKFGDNVGFGFSDCVTPF